One part of the Methanobrevibacter ruminantium genome encodes these proteins:
- a CDS encoding nucleotide sugar dehydrogenase, which yields MKICIVGQGYIGLPTAALFAKNGCEVLGVDVNEEIVDKLNQGIAHIEEPGITEAISNAVEKGHYHASLKPEEADTFIITVPTPYVKEDLSCDLSYVISACQSILPVLKKGNVVIIESTIAPMSTDEIIKPIFENEGFAIGEDLFLAHCPERVLPGQIMEELVNNNRIVGGITEECSRKAADVYRTFVEGEIIETEAKTAELSKCMENTFRDVNIALANELAKIGAEIGVNALDVIEMANKHPRVNIHSPGPGVGGHCLAIDPYFIYAKAPETAKIIKLARDTNNSMPGFVIENTGKILSKLDADAEKISVFGVAYKGNTDDARESPAFEIITGLKAAGYEIAIHDPHFDNPDYFDFDEATKDSSLVLILTDHDQFKNLDYERLSENMKTGIIFDTKNIIKEVPDEITLINYGNLYKYNK from the coding sequence ATGAAAATTTGTATTGTAGGTCAAGGTTACATTGGATTGCCAACAGCCGCATTGTTTGCTAAAAATGGCTGTGAAGTCCTTGGAGTAGATGTGAATGAGGAAATTGTAGATAAGTTAAACCAAGGAATAGCTCATATTGAAGAGCCTGGAATTACAGAAGCCATTAGTAATGCTGTTGAAAAAGGACACTACCACGCTTCATTGAAGCCGGAAGAGGCGGACACATTTATCATAACAGTCCCTACACCTTATGTGAAAGAGGACTTGAGTTGTGACTTAAGCTATGTGATTTCCGCATGCCAATCCATCTTGCCTGTTTTGAAAAAGGGAAACGTTGTTATCATTGAATCTACAATAGCTCCTATGTCCACTGATGAAATAATAAAGCCAATCTTTGAAAATGAAGGATTTGCAATTGGAGAAGATTTGTTCCTTGCTCATTGCCCTGAAAGAGTTCTCCCTGGACAAATCATGGAAGAATTGGTAAACAACAACAGAATTGTAGGTGGAATAACAGAAGAGTGCAGCCGTAAGGCAGCTGATGTTTACAGAACCTTTGTTGAAGGGGAAATAATTGAAACTGAAGCGAAAACTGCAGAATTGTCCAAATGTATGGAAAACACCTTTAGGGATGTGAATATTGCACTTGCAAATGAACTTGCAAAGATAGGTGCTGAAATCGGAGTGAATGCTCTTGATGTAATTGAAATGGCTAACAAACACCCAAGAGTGAATATCCATAGCCCAGGACCTGGTGTAGGTGGACACTGTCTTGCAATTGATCCTTATTTCATTTATGCAAAGGCACCTGAAACCGCTAAGATAATCAAGCTGGCAAGAGATACAAACAACAGCATGCCGGGATTCGTAATTGAAAACACCGGCAAGATACTATCCAAGCTTGATGCTGATGCAGAAAAGATCTCTGTCTTTGGAGTGGCATATAAGGGAAATACCGATGATGCAAGGGAAAGCCCTGCATTTGAAATAATAACTGGATTGAAGGCAGCAGGATATGAAATAGCTATCCATGACCCACACTTTGACAATCCGGATTACTTTGATTTCGATGAAGCCACTAAAGACTCATCATTGGTCTTGATATTAACAGACCATGACCAATTCAAAAACTTGGATTATGAAAGATTATCTGAAAACATGAAAACAGGAATCATCTTTGACACCAAAAACATAATCAAGGAAGTGCCGGATGAGATTACTTTAATAAATTATGGAAACTTGTATAAATACAACAAATAA
- the hacA gene encoding homoaconitase large subunit, translated as MSTIAEKIFARASGKGETEAGDIVMADIDIAMMHDLTGPLAVESFNKIGTEKVWDSSKIVIPFDHQVPADSLDSANNHILMRKFVKEQNIENFYDVKEGVCHQVLPEKGHVIPGTVIVGADSHTCTYGALGAFATGIGSTDMAMVLSTGQLWFKVPETIRFNVEGKLKENTSAKDVILNIIGQVGADGATYKSCEFAGETISNMSISDRMVLSNMAIEMGGKTGLIEPDGKTYDYLKDRVSGENKNRLKAFIEKSNLKSDLDSPSLEIMDIDVSELEPQIACPHNVDNVKPASELDDVELDQVFIGSCTNGRIEDLRDAARILKGNKIANELRMLVIPASKETYIKALDEGLIKIFVEAGALVSAPCCGPCLGGHTGLIGPDEVSLSTSNRNFKGRQGSPEGKVYLSSAKVAAQSAIEGRIAVPKEE; from the coding sequence ATGTCAACAATTGCTGAAAAGATATTTGCAAGAGCTTCAGGCAAAGGAGAAACTGAAGCTGGTGACATTGTCATGGCAGATATCGATATAGCTATGATGCACGATTTGACTGGACCTCTCGCAGTTGAATCATTCAATAAAATAGGAACTGAAAAGGTATGGGATTCCTCTAAAATTGTAATTCCCTTTGACCATCAGGTTCCAGCAGATTCTCTAGATTCCGCCAATAACCATATATTGATGAGAAAATTTGTAAAGGAACAGAACATTGAAAACTTCTACGATGTAAAGGAAGGGGTTTGTCATCAGGTCTTGCCTGAAAAAGGCCATGTAATACCTGGAACCGTTATTGTAGGTGCAGACTCACATACATGCACATATGGAGCTCTTGGTGCATTTGCAACTGGAATCGGCTCTACAGATATGGCAATGGTCTTGTCTACCGGACAGTTATGGTTCAAGGTGCCTGAAACAATCAGATTCAATGTGGAAGGAAAGCTTAAAGAGAACACATCAGCAAAGGATGTTATCTTGAACATCATAGGTCAGGTTGGAGCGGATGGCGCAACCTATAAGTCATGTGAATTTGCAGGGGAAACAATCTCCAACATGAGCATCTCAGATAGGATGGTCCTATCAAATATGGCAATTGAAATGGGAGGAAAAACAGGACTTATCGAGCCTGATGGAAAGACATATGATTACCTTAAAGACCGTGTAAGCGGTGAAAACAAAAACAGACTTAAGGCATTTATTGAAAAATCAAACCTTAAGAGCGACCTTGACTCTCCAAGCCTTGAAATTATGGATATTGATGTTAGCGAGCTTGAACCGCAAATAGCTTGTCCTCATAATGTGGATAATGTAAAGCCTGCAAGCGAGCTTGATGATGTTGAACTCGACCAAGTCTTTATCGGCTCATGCACAAATGGAAGAATCGAAGACTTGAGAGATGCTGCGAGGATTTTGAAAGGAAACAAGATAGCGAATGAACTTAGAATGTTGGTCATTCCTGCCTCTAAGGAAACTTACATTAAGGCATTGGATGAAGGATTAATCAAGATATTTGTAGAAGCTGGAGCCCTTGTTTCAGCACCATGCTGTGGACCTTGCCTTGGAGGCCATACTGGCCTTATCGGACCTGATGAGGTAAGTCTTTCAACATCCAACAGAAACTTTAAGGGAAGACAGGGAAGTCCAGAAGGAAAGGTTTACTTATCTTCAGCTAAAGTGGCTGCACAGTCAGCTATTGAAGGAAGAATTGCTGTGCCTAAGGAGGAATAA
- a CDS encoding 3-isopropylmalate dehydratase small subunit: MKGKVWKFGNDIDTDIILPGRYLIYTDEERLSEHCMEGLVSDFKSKVNEGDFILGGTNFGCGSSREHAPIAIKGCGISAVIAESFARIFYRNATNVGVPLLEAPGVSALIEDGEEIEVDMENGLIISESGKEIEFKKLPPFMLEILESGGLINYLKNQKNE, encoded by the coding sequence ATGAAAGGAAAAGTTTGGAAATTTGGAAATGACATTGATACAGACATTATTCTTCCAGGAAGATACTTGATTTACACTGATGAGGAAAGGTTATCAGAGCATTGCATGGAAGGATTGGTATCTGACTTTAAGTCAAAGGTAAATGAGGGAGACTTCATTCTTGGAGGAACAAACTTCGGATGCGGATCAAGCAGAGAGCATGCTCCAATAGCCATTAAAGGATGTGGAATATCTGCTGTAATAGCCGAATCCTTTGCAAGAATCTTTTATAGAAATGCAACAAATGTTGGAGTTCCGCTTTTGGAAGCTCCTGGAGTGTCTGCACTTATTGAAGATGGCGAGGAAATCGAAGTGGATATGGAAAATGGATTGATAATTTCAGAAAGCGGAAAGGAAATTGAATTTAAGAAATTACCTCCATTCATGCTTGAAATCCTTGAATCCGGTGGTTTGATCAATTATTTAAAGAATCAAAAGAACGAATAA
- a CDS encoding isocitrate/isopropylmalate family dehydrogenase: MYNIAVIPGDGIGKEVMDACISVLNSLDIDFNFNYGEAGDECLEKNGEALPDETIELAKSADACLFGAAGETAADVIVRLRQELNLFANLRPVKSYPNTNALFDNLDFMIVRENTEGMYIAKEEEYTEEGAIARRIITKKAERRIIDYAFQYAKNNNKSKVTGVHKANVLKVTDGLFKEILYEVAKDYEGEIEVEDFYVDATAMYLITRPESFEVIVTTNLFGDILSDEGAGLVGGLGMIPSGNIGEDGALFEPVHGSAPDIAGQGIANPMAMLLSACMMLNYLKEYEAEERLNDAILEVLNEGKTLTPDLGGKASTSEVAEAIINALN, translated from the coding sequence ATGTATAATATTGCTGTAATTCCAGGAGATGGAATTGGTAAGGAAGTTATGGATGCATGCATAAGTGTATTGAATTCATTGGATATTGACTTTAATTTCAATTACGGTGAAGCTGGAGACGAATGCCTTGAAAAAAATGGAGAAGCTTTGCCAGATGAAACAATAGAGCTTGCAAAAAGTGCAGACGCATGTCTTTTTGGAGCTGCAGGAGAAACTGCAGCAGACGTAATTGTAAGGCTTAGACAGGAATTGAACCTGTTTGCAAACCTAAGGCCAGTGAAATCATATCCAAACACAAATGCCCTTTTTGACAACCTTGACTTTATGATAGTTAGGGAAAACACTGAAGGAATGTATATTGCCAAGGAAGAGGAATATACTGAAGAAGGGGCAATAGCTAGAAGAATCATTACCAAAAAAGCTGAAAGAAGGATTATCGATTACGCTTTCCAATATGCTAAAAACAACAACAAGTCTAAAGTCACTGGAGTTCATAAGGCAAATGTCTTGAAGGTCACTGATGGATTGTTCAAGGAAATACTATACGAAGTGGCTAAAGACTATGAAGGTGAGATAGAAGTGGAAGACTTCTATGTAGATGCCACTGCAATGTATCTCATCACAAGGCCTGAAAGCTTTGAAGTCATTGTAACCACAAACTTGTTTGGAGATATCCTATCAGATGAGGGAGCAGGCCTTGTAGGTGGATTAGGCATGATTCCATCTGGAAACATTGGAGAGGATGGGGCATTGTTTGAACCTGTTCATGGTTCTGCACCAGACATTGCAGGCCAAGGAATTGCAAATCCAATGGCTATGCTTCTATCAGCTTGCATGATGCTAAACTACTTGAAGGAATATGAAGCTGAAGAAAGATTGAATGATGCAATACTTGAAGTCTTGAATGAAGGAAAAACCTTAACTCCAGACCTTGGAGGAAAAGCAAGCACTAGTGAAGTGGCTGAAGCAATAATCAATGCATTGAATTAA
- a CDS encoding glycosyltransferase family 2 protein: MTDPKISVILSAYNEEKFISKAIESVVNQTLKDIEIIIINDESTDDTLDIINSYANEDNRIVVIDQENIGLGASRNKGMKIAKGEYVTFLDGDDWFKEDAFEIAYNEAKAKDTDITMYQMINYDDETGRVYENDWFNLNNLDESFDDVVFSPEKTKDFLFDLSVSSCQKIYRNSFLKSIDASFPEGIYFEDMPFFFYVYLKAERISIIRKHFYYRRKHNASITHVVDANYLDTVEAGCELMRRMVDNGFYEDYKFDLLAYKINGPRMALMDITEDSKEPLFNLIKEDYEKIKETEYYQDYLDNLGPKKKKFFLDVLKYDNYSEFKKENPEY, from the coding sequence ATGACCGATCCAAAAATATCCGTTATTCTTTCTGCATACAATGAAGAGAAATTCATCAGTAAAGCCATTGAAAGTGTAGTGAACCAGACATTGAAAGATATAGAAATTATCATTATCAATGATGAATCAACTGATGATACCTTAGACATCATCAATAGCTATGCAAACGAGGACAACAGAATAGTAGTCATAGACCAGGAAAACATCGGCCTTGGTGCAAGCAGAAACAAGGGCATGAAAATAGCTAAAGGAGAGTATGTCACTTTTCTTGATGGTGATGACTGGTTTAAGGAGGATGCCTTTGAAATCGCTTATAATGAGGCAAAGGCTAAGGATACAGATATCACCATGTATCAGATGATCAATTATGATGATGAAACCGGAAGGGTCTATGAAAACGATTGGTTTAACTTAAATAATCTTGATGAAAGCTTTGATGATGTTGTGTTTTCACCTGAGAAAACAAAGGATTTTCTCTTTGACCTATCTGTAAGCAGCTGCCAAAAGATTTATAGAAACAGCTTTTTGAAATCAATTGACGCAAGCTTTCCAGAGGGAATATACTTTGAGGACATGCCATTTTTCTTTTACGTTTATCTAAAGGCAGAAAGGATTTCAATCATCAGAAAGCATTTCTATTACAGAAGAAAGCACAATGCCTCAATTACTCATGTGGTTGATGCAAACTATTTGGATACTGTTGAAGCAGGTTGCGAACTTATGAGAAGAATGGTGGACAATGGGTTCTACGAAGACTACAAGTTCGACCTTTTAGCTTACAAGATCAATGGTCCGAGAATGGCACTTATGGACATTACAGAGGATTCTAAGGAGCCTCTTTTCAATCTGATAAAGGAAGATTATGAAAAGATTAAAGAGACTGAATATTATCAAGACTACTTGGATAATTTAGGTCCGAAGAAGAAAAAGTTCTTCCTGGATGTCTTGAAGTATGACAACTATTCTGAATTCAAAAAGGAAAATCCTGAATATTGA
- the ribH gene encoding 6,7-dimethyl-8-ribityllumazine synthase yields the protein MVKYNIGAVVAEFNYDITHMMLELAKAEAKVRDCEITKIVMVPGVFDMPLAIKKLTEADEEGKIDLDCIITLGTVIEGATDHDQIVAQHASRKIADLSLEWGKPISLGISGPGMTRLDAHRRVSYGKNAVEAAVKMCDRLQDI from the coding sequence ATGGTAAAATATAATATTGGTGCAGTAGTTGCAGAATTTAATTATGATATTACTCATATGATGTTAGAACTTGCAAAAGCAGAAGCTAAAGTTCGTGACTGTGAAATTACAAAAATCGTAATGGTTCCTGGCGTATTCGATATGCCACTCGCTATCAAGAAATTAACTGAAGCAGACGAAGAAGGTAAAATTGACCTTGACTGCATAATCACTTTAGGTACTGTAATTGAAGGTGCAACCGATCACGACCAAATCGTAGCTCAACATGCATCCCGTAAAATTGCTGACTTATCCTTAGAATGGGGTAAACCAATTTCCCTTGGTATCAGCGGTCCTGGAATGACCAGATTAGATGCACACAGAAGAGTTAGCTATGGTAAAAACGCTGTTGAAGCAGCTGTTAAAATGTGTGACAGATTACAAGACATTTAA
- the mmp11 gene encoding methanogenesis marker protein 11, translating into MAILKPEELKEKFDDPWIAPYEKVITMADGDIVELIEYHPCPSGSNWLLYQYQHSSELIIDAKRDGNKHTYLCKVGKKPIDLKASINAAGIEEVAIDEEAKEVKVTHGGLAGAGVGAGMCRGMGEGVKYVDVLEVGGGSKEGKATVVTPKYEKLVIGIDDTDVKDAGATWTMAHNIGLQLKEEGFEYLDHIIVQLFPHNPHKTQNCVSIALTFAVMAEDKERLINRLIEILEHDTLSDKTAISILEGIGIPPKLREYALATKTGMMDVETAEKLAEELDIPLIAVTGDQGKVGALAALGLHDDVDEAVKVYY; encoded by the coding sequence ATGGCAATTTTAAAACCTGAAGAGTTAAAGGAAAAATTTGATGACCCATGGATTGCTCCATATGAGAAAGTCATTACAATGGCAGATGGAGATATTGTAGAACTTATTGAATACCACCCATGCCCAAGCGGTTCCAACTGGCTTCTTTATCAATACCAACACAGCAGTGAACTTATCATTGACGCTAAAAGAGATGGAAACAAGCACACCTACCTTTGTAAAGTAGGCAAAAAGCCAATTGACCTTAAGGCAAGTATCAACGCTGCTGGAATTGAAGAAGTGGCAATTGATGAAGAGGCAAAGGAAGTTAAGGTAACCCACGGAGGCCTTGCTGGTGCTGGTGTAGGTGCTGGAATGTGCAGAGGAATGGGGGAAGGTGTCAAATACGTGGATGTCCTTGAAGTTGGAGGAGGAAGTAAGGAAGGAAAAGCTACTGTTGTAACTCCAAAATACGAAAAACTAGTCATTGGAATTGACGACACAGACGTTAAGGATGCTGGAGCAACCTGGACTATGGCGCATAACATTGGCCTTCAATTAAAAGAGGAAGGATTTGAGTATCTTGACCATATTATCGTTCAGTTATTCCCACATAATCCTCACAAAACTCAAAACTGTGTTTCAATTGCACTTACCTTCGCTGTAATGGCTGAAGATAAGGAAAGATTGATCAATAGACTTATTGAAATCTTAGAGCACGACACATTATCCGATAAGACTGCAATATCTATTCTCGAAGGAATTGGAATCCCACCAAAACTTAGAGAATATGCACTGGCTACAAAAACCGGCATGATGGATGTTGAAACTGCTGAAAAGCTTGCAGAAGAATTGGACATTCCACTTATTGCAGTTACAGGAGACCAAGGTAAAGTAGGTGCACTTGCAGCTTTAGGTCTTCATGATGATGTTGATGAGGCTGTTAAAGTCTATTACTAG
- the dusB gene encoding tRNA dihydrouridine synthase DusB, which yields MKWKIGNVEIDNQIALAPMAGVCDFSFRTIVKSMGCGLIETEMVSDKAIMYGNWKTKEMLYMTDYEHPISQQIVGSDLESLTFASKYIWENTNVDIIDINMGCPVTKVTNRSKAGCALMKDPDKVKSIVESIVDIVPIPVTVKIRSGWDKNTINAVKIAEIVEDAGASAITVHPRTKDQGYSGKADWSIIKEVKENVNIPVIGNGDIKSCFDAKRMLDETSCDAVMIGRASLGNPWLIRDCVNYIEDGTLPYEVTMEERMETLKKHIDMLIEVKGEEFAIPKMRTQAAYYVKKLPRTIELKQQIFKMNTKEDLFNLLDNYVKSMEKEQYK from the coding sequence ATGAAGTGGAAAATTGGAAATGTTGAAATAGACAATCAGATAGCTTTGGCCCCTATGGCAGGAGTATGTGACTTCAGCTTTAGAACCATTGTAAAGTCAATGGGCTGTGGGCTGATTGAAACAGAAATGGTTTCAGACAAGGCTATTATGTACGGCAATTGGAAAACCAAGGAAATGCTGTACATGACTGACTATGAACATCCGATTTCACAGCAGATTGTCGGCTCAGATTTGGAATCTCTCACCTTTGCATCAAAGTACATCTGGGAGAATACAAATGTAGATATCATTGACATTAACATGGGATGTCCAGTAACTAAGGTGACAAACAGGTCAAAGGCAGGATGTGCATTGATGAAAGACCCAGATAAGGTAAAATCTATTGTAGAATCTATTGTAGACATTGTACCGATTCCAGTGACTGTAAAGATTAGAAGCGGTTGGGATAAGAATACAATCAATGCTGTGAAAATAGCTGAGATAGTTGAAGATGCAGGTGCATCAGCCATTACCGTTCATCCAAGAACAAAGGATCAAGGATACTCAGGAAAGGCAGATTGGTCCATTATAAAAGAAGTTAAGGAAAATGTGAACATCCCCGTTATTGGAAATGGTGATATCAAGTCTTGTTTTGATGCAAAAAGAATGCTTGATGAAACATCTTGTGATGCAGTAATGATTGGAAGGGCATCACTTGGAAATCCATGGCTTATCAGGGATTGTGTCAATTATATTGAAGATGGCACACTTCCATATGAAGTTACAATGGAAGAGAGAATGGAAACATTGAAAAAACATATAGATATGCTCATTGAAGTCAAGGGAGAGGAATTTGCAATTCCAAAAATGAGAACTCAAGCTGCCTATTATGTTAAGAAGTTGCCAAGAACAATTGAATTAAAACAGCAAATATTTAAAATGAATACAAAAGAAGATCTGTTTAATCTATTGGATAATTATGTAAAATCAATGGAAAAAGAGCAATATAAATAA